Proteins from a genomic interval of Watersipora subatra chromosome 10, tzWatSuba1.1, whole genome shotgun sequence:
- the LOC137406812 gene encoding testis-specific expressed protein 55-like, translating to MNEQTDEQTDGQTNEQTDEQMDELTNGQTDEQTDGQTDGQRDGQTNGQTDEQTNEQLDEQTDEQTDEQTNEQMNEQTDKQMDGQTDEQTDGQTHEQTDEQMNEQTDEKMDEQMNEQMDEHLNEQTDEQTDKQTDEQMNE from the coding sequence ATGAATGAACAAACGGAtgaacagacagatggacagacgaATGAACAAACGGATGAACAGATGGATGAATTGACGAatggacagacggatgaacagacagatggacagacggatggacagagggatggacagacaaatggacaAACGGATGAACAGACAAATGAACAGTTGGATgaacagacggatgaacagacagatgaacagacgAATGAACAGATGAATGAACAGACGGATaaacagatggatggacagacagatgaacagacggatggacagacgcatgaacagacggatgaacagatgaatgaACAAACGGATGAAAAGATGGATGAACAAATGAATGAACAGATGGATGAACATTTGAATGAACAAACGGATGAACAGACGGATaaacagacggatgaacagatgaatgaatag